A part of Chroicocephalus ridibundus chromosome 5, bChrRid1.1, whole genome shotgun sequence genomic DNA contains:
- the DOK1 gene encoding docking protein 1 isoform X1, which yields MPGGKRVPAPAAAPEGPTFHHAAEEARPPRHTRAGAALPVLGRAEGASPYLGHAQQHLPLLCWLFLDKLHPLLHRPVPRRWKRSWFVLYPASQHGVARLEFFDCKEPAAPPERLGTRRLDKTVVRLADCTSVGPVAESGPRPGTAVFRLETSDKSYLFAAEKQQSEEWVAKLCEIAFPGNGPSDAGVAARRGREGSGEAPALEMAVNSIYYSRDEVNTFWVTVQRTEAAERCELRGSYVLKAERDSLVLKDPRTNEILYVWPYRLLRRYGRDKVMFSFEAGRRCDSGPGNFTFETKQGNEIFRLVEASIREQKAQVEENRQSCDSLDSDSPSVVLIRQALADSLSLELPAEGDDALAPKVGLVPRPSVAAEERDATSLLKTRTLPELPVPQPKPAVPSTPPRSPLPKAPRAVLPAEDPSSVYSEPLDSVKGFRPWLDPLYSDPIDSKPASGTKAPSGASDETKLRLPAPLYSGTYEQVRAEGRSQAPAMPGRKEHIYDEPEGRAPRSLPPPTCIYDEARPTGEAWRTQGHDGRGGYEYPYNPSTDDYSVPAFQAKAKGPKPLPAPKPQAAFIPKGGERSGDLSRRRGNPAPEKVAVKPSLNSSNNNNVEVLYSQVVKPQPLQKREQSVDECSLSPVYEDLGEI from the exons ATGCCCGGGGGGAAGCGGGtgccggccccggccgcggccccggagGGACCTACCTTCCACCACGCCGCAGAGGAAGCGCGGCCGCCCCGCCATACCCGCGCAGGAGCGGCCCTGCCGGTGCtggggcgggcggaggg agccAGTCCATATCTAGGGCATGCCCAGCAAcatcttcctcttctgtgttGGCTCTTTCTTGACAAGCTACACCCCCTACTTCACAGGCCAGTCCCCAGG AGGTGGAAGCGGAGCTGGTTCGTGCTGTACCCGGCCAGCCAGCACGGCGTCGCCCGCCTGGAGTTCTTCGACTGCAAGGAGCCGGCGGCGCCGCCCGAGCGGCTGGGCACCAGGCGGCTGGACAAGACGGTGGTGCGGCTGGCCGACTGCACCAGCGTGGGGCCCGTGGCCGAGAGCGGGCCCCGGCCCGGCACGGCCGTCTTCCGCCTGGAGACCAGCGACAAGAGCTACCTCTTCGCGGCGGAGAAGCAGCAGAGCGAGGAGTGGGTGGCGAAGCTGTGCGAGATCGCCTTCCCG GGAAATGGCCCCAGCGATGCTGGCGTGGCGGCCCGGCGTGGCAGAGAAGGCAGCGGGGAGGCACCGGCCCTGGAGATGGCCGTGAACTCCATCTACTACTCCAGAGATGAAg TGAACACCTTCTGGGTGACGGTGCAACGGACCGAGGCTGCGGAGCGATGCGAGCTGCGTGGCTCCTACGTGCTCAAGGCGGAGCGTGACAGCCTTGTCCTGAAGGACCCACGGACAAATGAGATCCTCTACGTCTGGCCCTACCGTCTGCTCCGGAGATACGGCCGGGACAAG GTGATGTTCTCCTTCGAAGCTGGCAGGCGCTGCGACTCCGGCCCAGGGAACTTCACCTTTGAGACCAAGCAGGGCAATGAGATCTTCCGCCTGGTGGAAGCCTCCATCCGGGAGCAGAAAGCGCAGGTGGAGGAGAACCGGCAAAGCTGTGACTCGCTGGATTCGGACAGCCCCAGCGTGGTGCTGATCCGCCAGGCCCTGGCCGACTCCCTGAGCCTAGAGCTGCCCGCAGAGGGGGATGACGCCCTGGCACCCAAAGTGGGGCTGGTGCCCAGGCCCAGTGTGGCGGCAGAGGAGAGAGACGCCACGTCTCTGCTGAAGACCCGGACTCTACCAGAGCTCCCTGTGCCACAGCCCAAGCCGGCGGTCCCGAGCACACCCCCGCGCTCCCCTCTGCCAAAGGCGCCCCGTGCCGTGCTGCCGGCCGAGGACCCGTCCAGCGTGTACTCGGAGCCCCTGGACTCGGTGAAGGGCTTCCGTCCCTGGCTGGACCCGCTGTACTCGGACCCCATAGACAGCAAGCCTGCGAGCGGGACCAAGGCGCCCAGCGGTGCCTCGGACGAGACGAAGCTCCGGCTGCCGGCGCCACTGTACTCGGGCACATACGAGCAGGTCCGGGCTGAGGGGCGCAGCCAGGCCCCCGCCATGCCCGGGCGGAAGGAGCACATCTACGATGAGCCCGAGGGTCGCGCTCCCCGCTCGTTGCCACCCCCCACCTGCATCTACGACGAAGCGCGGCCCACGGGCGAGGCCTGGCGCACCCAGGGCCACGATGGCAGGGGCGGCTACGAGTATCCTTACAACCCCAGCACTGACGACTACTCGGTACCTGCCTTCCAGGCCAAGGCCAAGGGCCCCAAGCCGCTACCTGCCCCCAAGCCCCAGGCAGCCTTTATCCCCAAAGGTGGCGAGAGGAGCGGGGACCTTAGCAGGCGGCGGGGGAACCCCGCTCCTGAGAAGGTGGCTGTCAAACCCAGcctcaacagcagcaacaacaacaacgtGGAGGTGCTGTACAGCCAGGTGGTGaagccccagcccctgcagaagAGGGAGCAGTCTGTGGATGAGTGCAGCTTGTCGCCTGTCTACGAGGACCTAGGAGAGATATAG
- the DOK1 gene encoding docking protein 1 isoform X2 encodes MDPPAKEGPLLVQHSHKFGTKRWKRSWFVLYPASQHGVARLEFFDCKEPAAPPERLGTRRLDKTVVRLADCTSVGPVAESGPRPGTAVFRLETSDKSYLFAAEKQQSEEWVAKLCEIAFPGNGPSDAGVAARRGREGSGEAPALEMAVNSIYYSRDEVNTFWVTVQRTEAAERCELRGSYVLKAERDSLVLKDPRTNEILYVWPYRLLRRYGRDKVMFSFEAGRRCDSGPGNFTFETKQGNEIFRLVEASIREQKAQVEENRQSCDSLDSDSPSVVLIRQALADSLSLELPAEGDDALAPKVGLVPRPSVAAEERDATSLLKTRTLPELPVPQPKPAVPSTPPRSPLPKAPRAVLPAEDPSSVYSEPLDSVKGFRPWLDPLYSDPIDSKPASGTKAPSGASDETKLRLPAPLYSGTYEQVRAEGRSQAPAMPGRKEHIYDEPEGRAPRSLPPPTCIYDEARPTGEAWRTQGHDGRGGYEYPYNPSTDDYSVPAFQAKAKGPKPLPAPKPQAAFIPKGGERSGDLSRRRGNPAPEKVAVKPSLNSSNNNNVEVLYSQVVKPQPLQKREQSVDECSLSPVYEDLGEI; translated from the exons ATGGACCCGCCGGCCAAGGAGGGGCCGCTCCTGGTGCAGCACAGCCACAAGTTCGGCACCAAG AGGTGGAAGCGGAGCTGGTTCGTGCTGTACCCGGCCAGCCAGCACGGCGTCGCCCGCCTGGAGTTCTTCGACTGCAAGGAGCCGGCGGCGCCGCCCGAGCGGCTGGGCACCAGGCGGCTGGACAAGACGGTGGTGCGGCTGGCCGACTGCACCAGCGTGGGGCCCGTGGCCGAGAGCGGGCCCCGGCCCGGCACGGCCGTCTTCCGCCTGGAGACCAGCGACAAGAGCTACCTCTTCGCGGCGGAGAAGCAGCAGAGCGAGGAGTGGGTGGCGAAGCTGTGCGAGATCGCCTTCCCG GGAAATGGCCCCAGCGATGCTGGCGTGGCGGCCCGGCGTGGCAGAGAAGGCAGCGGGGAGGCACCGGCCCTGGAGATGGCCGTGAACTCCATCTACTACTCCAGAGATGAAg TGAACACCTTCTGGGTGACGGTGCAACGGACCGAGGCTGCGGAGCGATGCGAGCTGCGTGGCTCCTACGTGCTCAAGGCGGAGCGTGACAGCCTTGTCCTGAAGGACCCACGGACAAATGAGATCCTCTACGTCTGGCCCTACCGTCTGCTCCGGAGATACGGCCGGGACAAG GTGATGTTCTCCTTCGAAGCTGGCAGGCGCTGCGACTCCGGCCCAGGGAACTTCACCTTTGAGACCAAGCAGGGCAATGAGATCTTCCGCCTGGTGGAAGCCTCCATCCGGGAGCAGAAAGCGCAGGTGGAGGAGAACCGGCAAAGCTGTGACTCGCTGGATTCGGACAGCCCCAGCGTGGTGCTGATCCGCCAGGCCCTGGCCGACTCCCTGAGCCTAGAGCTGCCCGCAGAGGGGGATGACGCCCTGGCACCCAAAGTGGGGCTGGTGCCCAGGCCCAGTGTGGCGGCAGAGGAGAGAGACGCCACGTCTCTGCTGAAGACCCGGACTCTACCAGAGCTCCCTGTGCCACAGCCCAAGCCGGCGGTCCCGAGCACACCCCCGCGCTCCCCTCTGCCAAAGGCGCCCCGTGCCGTGCTGCCGGCCGAGGACCCGTCCAGCGTGTACTCGGAGCCCCTGGACTCGGTGAAGGGCTTCCGTCCCTGGCTGGACCCGCTGTACTCGGACCCCATAGACAGCAAGCCTGCGAGCGGGACCAAGGCGCCCAGCGGTGCCTCGGACGAGACGAAGCTCCGGCTGCCGGCGCCACTGTACTCGGGCACATACGAGCAGGTCCGGGCTGAGGGGCGCAGCCAGGCCCCCGCCATGCCCGGGCGGAAGGAGCACATCTACGATGAGCCCGAGGGTCGCGCTCCCCGCTCGTTGCCACCCCCCACCTGCATCTACGACGAAGCGCGGCCCACGGGCGAGGCCTGGCGCACCCAGGGCCACGATGGCAGGGGCGGCTACGAGTATCCTTACAACCCCAGCACTGACGACTACTCGGTACCTGCCTTCCAGGCCAAGGCCAAGGGCCCCAAGCCGCTACCTGCCCCCAAGCCCCAGGCAGCCTTTATCCCCAAAGGTGGCGAGAGGAGCGGGGACCTTAGCAGGCGGCGGGGGAACCCCGCTCCTGAGAAGGTGGCTGTCAAACCCAGcctcaacagcagcaacaacaacaacgtGGAGGTGCTGTACAGCCAGGTGGTGaagccccagcccctgcagaagAGGGAGCAGTCTGTGGATGAGTGCAGCTTGTCGCCTGTCTACGAGGACCTAGGAGAGATATAG